One window of the Melanotaenia boesemani isolate fMelBoe1 chromosome 14, fMelBoe1.pri, whole genome shotgun sequence genome contains the following:
- the sin3b gene encoding paired amphipathic helix protein Sin3b: protein MAKIQAHSTTKQINQIQDKPYVITQKQVQQQHFQKLKVEDALSYLDQVKIRFANDPGIYNKFLDIMKEFKSQSIDTPGVINRVSQLFHGHPDLVLGFNAFLPPGYRIEVPKNGVAFLQSPFSAQVSPGQHGKNLTTPAVATTSASASAVHSEAGPAHSSEVKAASSDSLSSTSTGPPEPPSRLSLPLANRESQNQATTSSVSPPASETSPVEFDSAISYVNKIKNRFLDHPEIYRAFLEILHTYQKEQLEVKESRGSRSSSGMTEDEVFSKVASLFKGQEDLLAEFGQFLPDAKRSLFTGSSLTGGKEQLKRSEEEDTLMKQNKKRPRPILLQHLSPLLKKKMKYSCTKDQSFASVGKHGVLREFSFFDKVRRLFKSQEVYENFLRCIALFNQEVVSGAELLQLVTPFLGKFPELYTQFKSFLGDKELSHAVSGLSDRYMEGGGGREVDYASCKRLGSSYRALPKTYQQPKCSGRTALCKEVLNDTWVSFPSWSEDSTFVSSKKTPYEEQLHRCEDERFELDVVLETNLATIRVLESVQKKLSRLSPEDQDRFRLDDCLGGTSEVIQRRAVYRIYGDKAPEIIEGLKRSPATAVPVVLKRLKAKEEEWREAQQGFNKIWREQYEKAYLKSLDHQGVNFKQNDMKALRSKSLLNEIESIYDERQEQSTEEGGVGQQSRNGSGSASPSEPHMVFTYEDKQILEDAASLIIYHVKRQPTIHKDDKDHIKRIIQHFVPDLFFSRRGELSDTEDWTDEEAEPEEGGERGGGVAAAATGGGGNGNCNNASGASSTAGSHSQPQLSQSQSQTQSQPQQQLNGESRRRRCSPSQPADTEASTTLSSTNQPAGTTTCTPDSTPMETGASVAGEKVDLRDPEAEHQKEMDGVYNLFYVNNNWYFFLRLHQTLCSRLLRVYQQAERQLLEHRAEQSRERLLMAEGRREKACDLAMELRLKQPSEVELEEYYPAFLDMVRSLLDGNLDSTQYEDTLREMFTIHAYIGFTIDKVIHNIIRQLQHLVSDEVCLQVVDLYLAERKRGAAGGNLSSQCVRAAWETSYQWKAERVMAEENCFKVMFIQNKGHVTMTVELLDTEEAQADDPLDVQCLSSYMEQFVGTESSLCSQVEGYFFKPVFLPRNLRRFRRWQVRQVEAMRCRREWHRQLGVENAGSLDCRFKLNTHKMVFVMNSEDYMYRRGALVKARKSQHRVAANQHERFDKWHQGWLASHVTASAERSVQNWLMGEEEEDFIPCKTTCLSTEVKGQMVNRYQVHYSSSKAPSSP from the exons ATGGCGAAGATTCAGGCGCACAGCACCACGAAGCAAATAAACCAAATTCAAGACAAGCCTTACGTTATTACACAAAAGcaagtgcagcagcagcacttcCAGAAGCTCAAG GTGGAAGATGCCTTGTCATATCTGGACCAAGTCAAAATTCGTTTTGCCAATGACCCTGGCATATACAACAAGTTTCTCGACATCATGAAAGAGTTCAAGTCGCAGAG CATTGACACACCAGGGGTTATAAACCGCGTGTCACAACTGTTTCATGGACACCCAGATCTGGTCTTGGGCTTCAATGCCTTCCTACCACCAGGTTATCGAATAGAGGTTCCTAAGAATGGAGTGGCTTTTCTTCAGTCTCCGTTCTCTGCACAG GTGTCCCCAGGACAACATGGGAAAAACCTGACAACCCCTGCAGTGGCCACGACCTCAGCTAGTGCCTCTGCTGTCCACAGTGAAGCTGGACCCGCCCACAGCAGTGAAGTCAAGGCAGCCTCATCAGATTCCCTATCTTCAACCTCAACAGGCCCTCCAGAGCCTCCCAGCAGACTTTCCCTTCCCTTGGCTAACAGAGAGAGTCAGAATCAGGCCACCACCTCATCTGTATCTCCGCCGGCTTCAGAGACAAGCCCCGTAGAGTTTGACAGTGCCATCAGCTATgtaaacaagattaaaaatcgTTTCTTGGACCACCCAGAGATTTATAGAGCCTTCCTGGAAATTCTTCACACGTATCAG AAGGAGCAGTTGGAGGTGAAGGAGAGCCGAGGCAGCCGAAGCAGCAGTGGGATGACTGAAGATGAGGTGTTTTCCAAAGTTGCCAGTCTCTTCAAAGGACAGGAGGATCTACTTGCTGAGTTTGGACAGTTTTTACCTGATGCCAAGAGATCACTG TTCACAGGAAGCTCACTGACAGGTGGGAAAGAACAACTGAAAAGGTCGGAGGAAGAAGACAcattaatgaaacaaaacaagaagaggCCCAGGCCAATACTCCTCCAGCACTTGTCCCCACTGCTCAAG aaaaaaatgaagtattCCTGTACCAAAGATCAGTCATTTGCTTCAGTTGGCAAACACGGTGTCTTAAGAGAATTCTCCTTCTTTGATAAG GTTCGTCGCCTATTTAAAAGCCAGGAAGTATATGAGAACTTCCTGCGCTGTATTGCCTTGTTCAACCAGGAAGTAGTTTCTGGAGCAGAGCTGCTACAACTAGTCACTCCATTTCTGGG GAAGTTTCCTGAGCTGTACACACAGTTCAAGTCATTTCTGGGGGACAAAGAGCTCTCTCATGCTGTGTCAGGGCTGTCGGATCGTTACATGGAAGGGGGGGGAGGCAGAGAGGTGGATTATGCCTCTTGCAAGCGCCTGGGGTCCAGCTATAGAGCCTTGCCCAAGACCTATCAGCAGCCTAAATGCAGTGGGCGCACTGCCCTATGCAAAGAG GTATTGAACGACACTTGGGTGTCATTCCCCTCCTGGTCAGAGGACTCCACCTTTGTTAGCTCAAAGAAGACTCCTTATGAGGAACAGCTGCATCGCTGTGAAGATGAAAGATTTGAG TTGGATGTTGTTTTGGAGACAAACTTGGCCACCATCAGAGTGTTAGAAAGCGTTCAGAAGAAGCTGTCTCGCCTGTCACCAGAGGACCAGGACAGATTCAGATTAGATGACTGCTTGGGCGGCACCTCTGAGGTCATCCAGCGCCGTGCTGTGTATCGTATCTATGGCGACAAGGCTCCTGAGATCATTGAAGGACTAAAGAGGAGTCCTGCCACTGCTGTGCCTGTGGTATTGAAGAG gtTGAAAGCCAAGGAGGAAGAGTGGAGAGAGGCTCAGCAGGGTTTCAATAAGATCTGGAGGGAGCAGTATGAGAAGGCCTACCTGAAGTCCCTCGACCACCAAGGAGTCAACTTCAAACAGAATGACATGAAGGCATTGCGGTCAAAGAGCCTTCTCAATGAGATTGAGAGCATCTATGATGAG cgTCAGGAGCAGAGCACAGAAGAAGGCGGGGTTGGTCAGCAGAGCCGTAACGGGTCAGGCTCTGCCTCACCCAGCGAACCTCACATGGTGTTTACATATGAGGATAAGCAGATCCTAGAGGATGCCGCCTCCCTGATTATCTACCATGTCAAACGTCAGCCCACCATCCACAAAGATGATAAGGACCACATCAAGCGCATCATCCAGCACTTTGTCCCTGACCTGTTCTTCTCCCGTCGTGGTGAGCTCAGTGATACAGAAGATTGGACAGATGAGGAGGCAGAgcctgaggaaggaggagaaagaggaggtggagttgctgctgcagcaacaggaggaggaggaaatggCAATTGTAATAATGCATCAGGAGCATCATCAACTGCAGGAAGTCACTCTCAACCTCAGCTTTCCCAGTCACAGTCCCAGACCCAGTCTCaaccacagcagcagctcaaCGGTGAGTCCAGGAGAAGGCGCTGCAGTCCATCCCAACCTGCTGACACCGAGGCCTCCACCACACTGAGTAGCACAAACCAACCTGCTGGAACTACCACATGCACCCCTGACTCTACACCTATGGAAACAGGCGCTAGTGTAGCTGGGGAGAAAGTGGATCTCCGCGACCCTGAAGCAGAACACCAGAAGGAGATGGATGGTGTCTACAACCTTTTCTACGTCAACAATAATTGGTATTTCTTTTTGCGGCTGCACCAAACTCTGTGTTCGCGGCTTCTGCGGGTTTACCAACAAGCTGAACGGCAGCTGCTGGAGCACCGGGCTGAGCAGAGCCGGGAAAGGTTGCTGATGGCAGAGGGACGGAGGGAAAAGGCATGTGACCTGGCAATGGAGCTCCGCCTCAAACAGCCCA GTGAGGTAGAGTTAGAGGAGTATTACCCAGCTTTCCTGGACATGGTGCGTAGTCTGCTGGACGGTAACTTGGACTCCACACAGTATGAAGATACGCTGAGAGAAATGTTCACCATTCATGCCTACATCGGCTTCACCATCGACAAGGTCATCCACAACATCATTCGACAG CTGCAGCACCTGGTGAGCGACGAGGTGTGTCTGCAGGTGGTTGATCTTTACCTGGCTGAGAGGAAGAGGGGAGCAGCAGGTGGGAACTTGTCCTCACAGTGTGTTAGAGCCGCTTGGGAGACCAGCTATCAGTGGAAGGCGGAGAGGGTCATGGCTGAAGAGAACTGCTTCAAG GTGATGTTCATCCAAAACAAAGGTCATGTGACGATGACTGTTGAGCTGCTAGACACCGAGGAAGCTCAGGCGGACGATCCATTAGATGTTCAG TGCCTGTCAAGCTACATGGAACAGTTTGTGGGAACAGAGTCCAGTCTGTGCTCTCAAGTAGAGGGCTACTTCTTCAAGCCTGTGTTTCTGCCCAG GAACCTGCGGCGTTTTCGTCGTTGGCAGGTGCGGCAGGTGGAGGCGATGCGCTGCAGGAGAGAATGGCACCGCCAGCTGGGCGTGGAAAATGCTGGTAGTCTGGACTGTCGATTTAAACTCAACACTCATAAGATGGTGTTTGTCATGAACTCTGAGGACTACATGTATCGTCGAGGGGCGCTGGTCAAAGCCAGGAAG TCGCAGCACAGGGTGGCAGCGAACCAGCATGAACGCTTTGACAAGTGGCACCAGGGCTGGCTGGCCAGTCATGTCACAGCTTCGGCTGAACGCTCAGTTCAGAACTGGCTAatgggtgaggaggaggaggacttcATACCCTGCAAGACTACCTGCCTGTCTACTGAGGTGAAAGGACAGATGGTCAACAGATACCAAGTTCATTACAGCAGTAGCAAAGCCCCCTCCTCACCGTAA